TTCTCTGGGTGGAGCCAGGTTGGGGTGCATGAATGAGCTAGTCATGTTCACAGCACAGAGGCGATAATTGTGACGTGGCAATTTCTCTGCAGGACTGCATTGAGGACGTGGTGAAACCAGAGAATCAACTTTTTGAATGTCAACCCTTTCCACTCGGGTGTTCTGTTGTGTGATTTACGTCGGATGCTAACATCTACATACCAGCTCTGTGTCCATATCCCGATCCCCTGGTGGGACAAATACATCAGGCGAAATGGCACTTGGTAATTCTCTCCTCCCTAGCCGGTTTGTGGTTTAGTAAAGATCCCGGTATCACGCCCTCTGTAAAGCATTACTCAATTACTTCTGTTGGTTGATCTTCCGAATCCCCTTTAGAATAAATAATATGTCCCAAAGAAACAACTACCTCATTcatggaaaaaggaaaagagacaAGACAACAGCCTGTCCCCTGTGACTGATTTTCAAATTCTTTCCCTAGAACTGCCCATTTTGTAACAATTCGTCACGCATTCCGGGACGGCTCTTTGTTCGGAACTGATTTCAGTTGGCCTATGACTGGAAAAGGAGAAGACAAACAGTTAAAACGAATCAGTCTCTCCTTGAAGTGACCAGCTGAAAGGGCCAGAGTTTCCTTCAGGAAGCAGCCTGCTTATCACTGTGAACTGTGCAAAAATCCATCACTTGCCTTATGTTTTCCCCCTACCCCTTTGAGAagggagcccagctgggaagGTGCGGGGTGGGCAGAGTGTTGATCTGTTGGCTTTCGAGTCTACTCTGTAGATCTCTCTCCCTTGCACCCTTTCCGGGAACACGGTACAGATAAAGGTCCGCATCCCAAAGAGCCGAAAGGATTAGCAGTGGGTGCTGGGGCAATCCGACCCCCCCGGGTGTTCTTTCAGTCCGAAATGTCAGGGGAGCGCTTACGTTCCTATTTGCACCTGACAGCGTGCCTCTGTGATGGTTTTAGTCCTCTGGAAACGAGGACGTGGCACCCAGAGTTTTACAGACAGGCAGCACTGGCTGTAGTTCACGGAGCAGCcgcctgggagccaggagtcctgaattCTGTCTGTCCCAGAGGCTGGGCTCAAGTCACTTACCCTCCTCAGCTGCAAAGTAGGAGCTTTCCTGCCTCCCGGGGGCGGTAATTGGTCACTGTGCGCTGGGAATGTACAACGCACCTATATGAACCCCACCTGCAAAACCAAGCCTGGGGGCCCCTGAGGCAAGTGAGACTAACCCTTGAGTAAGAATTGCCCCAGGAGTTAGACTTTGCAATATTGGGTCGCTAGTCATTAATTCACATGTATATTGGGAATGATGCATTGGTGTTTGAAACGCCGATCGTGTGGATGTTATCTTTACAGTTGATTATTGACCATAAATGATTAGTATGGTTCTTTACTCACCGGTGTTGTGTGACTACGTGGGTTCCGTCCTGTATCTCAAGGGGGAACTCCGTCCGTCTCAAACTCAAAGCTTTGTCACTAAGATTTGGTCCCTCCCTACGCTGGACGGGTGATTTACCTGCCCGGCAGATCTTCAGACTCTAGCAGATACCTCGGCTTTGTCACCGACtcggggtgtgtctgtgtgtgtgcagcaaGATCCAAACCCAGCGCGTGATGTTCTTACCTGTGGTTCCGTGGGCTGCCTCTTGAGCTAAAATCAGCACCAAGCCTTTGGCCAGCATTGTTATGTAGTTCGTTTCAAGCTAAGGGGAAAACGACATGCTGATGCGACTGGCAAGCCCTGCaactccctcaccccacccctgagCTGTTTAGACCCCAAAAGTCCTGGTGACTGGCCCCTTTCACTACTGAAGCCTAGTCCTGCCCTTCTTTGGTTCAGAGTGCCGTTACTTGCCCCAAGTGTGAGTGAAGAGATGTTTTTACATCAAATCTCCTGCGGACCAGGTTTCTTTTGGATAATTCCTGATTTTAACCGTAgcggattttttaaaatattaatttcagaGGAAATGTGGCAGGGGAAGGGCTAACTTCACCCAGAAACTGCCCCTTGGTGGCGATGTCAAAAGGCAGGAACTGGGGGTGATGTGTGAtttgaagagggaaaaaaatctgcatgATGTTTTAAGGGAGAGATGAATGGCTCAGCGCGGACCAAACTGGGCATCCCGACGCCTGACAAATACAGAATGAAACGGTGAGTCTGTATTTAGGAGCGATCGCAGCAAGAAGACAACACCCGCGCCTGTAGTAGGGTGGCAGTGCCTGTTTGCCCGGCTCATGGCAGGGCAATCTCTCTTGTCAGTGAGCTGCTCCAAAGGAGGCCCTGGGCAGCAAGCttccaaagtgtttgcaggaaCTGAAAACTTGAGGGGCCCTTACATTTCAAACCTGTCCGACCCAGCCCGCCCAAGCCCCTCTCCTTTGTCTTGCGGACCCGGTACACTTTCACTCATCATCTCTGTGGTCACTCAAGTGGCCACATTTCGATACACATTAGCACTCGGGTGCACCGAGGGTGTCTGCAGCAGAGCTGCCTCGGGGTGGACGCGGCTACGCTGAAAGCACCTTTAGCTCTGGTGGAGCCGGATGGTCAATCTTCGAGGAGACCGAGCGTTGGGTTTGCCAGCTGGCATCAACCTAGCGTCACAAAGCCAAACACCGCTCCTGAGCGGGAACAAACGTTGTATCAAGGCACCACTGCGGCTTGTTCAGATGGGAGACAGAAAGAGGAACACTGAGTACCTGTCATCTTTGTTTTGGCaacccccttccttctccctttcccAAACTGCAGATCTCGCTAGCGGCTCCGTACAGGAGGGGAAACATGCACCTTGCCAAACCTGCCAGCTAACTAGCCCGGGTATTCCTTAAGGGTGCCGCAGCCTTGCAAGCCCGGTCCATGAATATTGGGGATGATACTGTTCGGGCAGGAGCGAGTTAAAAGGGACATTAACAATGGAATGTCCCTGCTAGCAGATCACTTAAAGCAATACAGCCTCGCCCTGTGAGCTCCAGTCCTGAATTATTAATACAATTTCATGTTACATCAATGCGCCTTCTTGAAGATTAGAGCTTTATTAAGCTTGGCGACAAGTTTTAACCGATTAGCCATTCTCCCAGTAGAGGTCCTTCTATCCGAGTGAAATGCAGACCCTGGCTTTGGAAACCAGACAGTGGGGACCGTGTGAAGGGAGTTTAAACGTGAAAAGAGAACAGAAATGCAATGAAACGTCAACTGACTGACAAGTCACATTAACTCCAAGATCGCGGTAACAGGTTTCTGTGGGGTGGTCACCTCTACCCCCCAAATAAACAATTGGATACTTCTTTGAACTGCAAATAGGGCACCTAATATAGAGGGATGTTGCAAATGGAAATTAATCAGAGTAAAAAAGATTTTCTAAGAAGCCcccttaaatatttgttttatgcaAAGAATTTTCCAAgttgcaggttaaaaaaaaaaaaaaagaaggctcCGTGCAGAAATTGTGGAGTTGTGAACTGTGGCTGTTCAGCCCTGTGATTATTTAAGCAGCTTTTCAGCACATTATAAGGGCACATTCCCTCCAGCCCCTTTCCTCTGGGGAGAGGATTTTCAAAGATCAAAAGAGAGCCACACGTTTGCAGCTAGTCACCGAAAGGGCTGATAAATTCTGGTGATAGTTTGCCGTCATGAATTGCTCAAGAGACACCGTGACTGAAAGCTGCAATATAGACCGTAAAAACTTCCTCAAGAAAAGATTAGTTCAATAGGCTTTTCAATTAAACAATCTGCCCAAAATAATATGTGCTAAAATAGTGGCTCATATCACTGTCTCCATCGGTATTTCTACAACTAATACAATTAAACAACAAAATgttaaaaacagaatgaaaaattagAGGCTCTTCCTatcagaaatgtatttttaattacaaattggTGTTAATAAAAGGGAAAGAATAACGGATCGATAGGATAGCTACAGTAATACCAGCTACAATGTTCGTTAGTTTCTTATGATCACCTTTGATCTGAGAAAtaaactaaatttaaaataaattgttgggcaaGATGGGATGAAATTAGAGGTGCAATGTATTATTCTGTTTAAAATATCTATCAAGCTCCTGTCAGGTTCAAGAGCAAGATCCCAGCTAATTTTTCTGCCTTTCTTTTTCCTCCAACAAATACATTAATAAGGTTCACATGTAAATGTCACATGCAGAAGCACCTTTTGTGGGCACTCGTCTTGCACCGCAACATAAAATAGGTTTAAATAATACACAAAGCATAAAAacaaatacagactaacatagtaTAGTAATGCGTTACTGAAATAAACCCAGAGTCATTCTTGGGATGTTAAGATAAAACCGTTTGAATTCGATTTTAAAATACTCGAGCGAGCTGGTTTGATTTAAACACAAGGCGAAACATACTTCATCACCAGAGGGAGATTTTTAGTAATTAATCCGGAAAGGAGAAAGTCTCATTCCAATAGGagtgagggctgggggcatgtctGGATTTCGGCTCTCACACAAGTGTAATAATCACCTCTTGAATGGAAAGCTCTGAAGCAGATTGGAGGAGCGGTTCTGCTGGCTAGAAGGGACTCTCAGACCAGGTAAACAGTGAGGGAACTGCTGCTTCTTCAAGCGTGGGGGGACCTGAGCGAGAAAGAATCTTTGTGTGTTTCACGGCGTTCCGCGTTCCATTGTTCACTCCTGGCCAATCAATTCGCTCCCTCTCCATAGCTTCCAATCGCCTCTGGGGGCTGCTCTGGCGGCCTGGTGAAGTCACTGCTCCCCCGCTCCCTTCAAGCGGGCTGATGCGTGCTGACGTCATGTTGCGTATGGGACAGGGCAGGCTGCACATTCCAACTCCTCCAGGCTGGAGTAGTTAGTTAGCAAACAGCAGGCACTGGGCAGGCAGCCTGCGCTTTCTGCATCATAACACTTTGCACACATCTCTTTCTGCATGGTggatattatttttcattatccTTTTCTGGGTGCTATGGGGGATCATTCCAAGAGTAAGTTGATCTTCGATCTGAATGATACTTGTAAATATTTACTTGAAACGTTTAAGTTGATTCTACAAGTGGTTTATTTACAGAGATACTTCTAGAGACCATTATAAAATCGTGCATTTTTGTAAACGATGATTATTTTTGCTCTTGCACAATTTAttgctttttgttattttttaaattaaaagctatTTTATCTTGTTGTGTCACGATCTCGGGCTGCAGAATTcgttgtttctttttttctttttaaagactaaataaatgttttgttgaGGTTTGCTCCTTGGATGCCTTTTAGCCTAATAGCTCAGGCATTCGTCATTAATTATTAATATATACAATAAGAAAAATGCAAAGAGGAAAAGAAGAACCTAGTTGTTGCTGTTGTTCTTTAAATAAGACGAATAATAAATGCCCATGAAATAACCGGCAGATAAAGTTCATCTGATTTTCCATTGTGTTTAACTATCTTCCAGTTCTATATTTTCCAACCTTTATCCCAGTATGTACACCTACCAATTGCTTCTGTAAAATTTCCTTGCAGTTCAGGTATGGAGAATAGTTGATTGCTGCAGTTTATCGATTTcacctttcttctttctttcttctttcttttctttctttctttctttctttctttctttctttctttctttctttcttcttttctttctttctttccattgcCGACCTATACTAGAGAATGTCTCCCTAATTACGAATGCCTCTGTGATGCAGTCCTTTGAGACAGTTTTGATTAGAAATGAGATGCCTCCAGTATACGTTCTAAATTTCCTCTGCTCATTTCCACTGGTAGAAAAGCCCGGAATTGCCATGTGTGTGGGCTGTGGGAGTCAGATCCATGACCAGTACATACCTGAAGGTCTCCCCGGACCTCGAGTGGCATGCAGCATGTCTCAAATGCGCTGAATGCAGCCAGTACTTGGATGAAACCTGCACTTGTTTTGTGAGAGATGGCAAGACATACTGTAAAAGGGATTATATCAGGTGATTCAAAAAGCTctttatctatttaaaaaaaaactttcctccGACCGATTTCTTAAGAGCTAATTTAAAGagctccccatctgtgaaatcGCACCTCCCCCTGCTTGTTAAAGGAGGGAGCCAATACTTCTGTAATCAGGACAAATTACGTTCCTGTTTATTTGGCTTTGGAGACAGGAAGTTATTAAAAATTGATACAACCAAACAAGAATATTAATATAACCATCATGTCGGCGAGCAAGAGGCAGTATTGAGCTGCGCATTCCCTAATGCCTGTTACAGAAAAATGTGGGTAAGGGGAAATTTTCCTATTGACCCGGGCCCCCTTATCGAATTGAATGAGTGGGTCAGATTTGTTACGCAGAGAGCAGAGGGGACCCTCTGGGTTTCACAGCCGAGGTGATTAATCACTGGGGAGGTTGAGCTGGGATCAGTGGGGTGATCGTGTAGTAGCTTCATGGCCCTTTCTCTCCCGGCAGGTTATTCGGCATAAAGTgtgcaaagtgcaaggtgggATTCAGCAGCAGTGATCTGGTGATGAGAGCCCGAGAGAACGTGTATCACATCGAATGTTTCCGCTGCTCTGTCTGCAGCCGGCAGCTCCTGCCCGGGGATGAGTTCTCTCTACGGGACCACGAGCTGCTCTGTCGGGCCGACCACGGCCTTCTGCTGGACAGGAGCTCGGTGGAGAGTCCCAGGAGCCCCGGCCATTTACAGAGCACCAGAGGCCTGCATCTATCAGGTAAAGGAGCAACAGATCTGCCAGGCGCTGGGGCCCACCTGGGGGTGTGAGATCATCAGCTAGCTCGGTAAATACGGGgcatggacacacacaccccgggtaGTGTTATCCCTGGGGTACAATGCCATGCACTGTACAAACTGCTGTAGCCCTGTGTCTGGGATCTGGCTAGACTGATAGATGTATGAATAATTTCTATCTAATCTCGCCTCTGCCTATTAACGCGGCAGGGACATTTATATCTTTAGCTGTCCCTCTTATATGCCTACAGAAAACACATCTGTTATCTCCACCACGATGTGCTGAGTTATGGAGGCCTAGGAGGTTTGGCCAGAGACTCCGCAGTTTTTAAGTGTTTCCCACCTGGCCCCACACTGGGaacctctcccccgcccccccttccGTCTCCTCCGTGTAGGCCTCTTTCTTCTGCgtctggggagtgggagggactgGACGCTGCAGGCCACTTGCCAGGGATACGTGAGGTTCTGTGCACACCCagaagaggagagggagaggcaggcTGGGCGAGGGCAGAGCGGGGGTGGCTGGAGGCAACTGAGAAGGGAATCGAAGTAGCTTCGGGGCTGGGCGAGCGTTATAGAGGCCAGGAGGCTGAATATCGAGCTCCAAGTAGCTGCtgccaaacaaaaccaaaccagcgcacctggaggggggagggaggtgggactCAATGAGGCCAGCCAgtcgggcaggggagagggactGCGACAGCCCTGGGTACCCAAGGGAGCAGCAGCGGATTCGTGGGAAAAGCTAGAGGAACATGGCAGAGCCGGGGAGCGACTAGATAGCCTGTTCTAGACACTGCAGTGATGCcaagaggcaggggagaggatctcAGCCAGGACAGGAGGCTAGAGAGATGGCTGTCCCCTTGGGGTGAGGCCCAGTGCCATTTAACCAGCCTTCATCCGCAATAAGCGCCAAACCCTGCTGGCTCCCAACCCCAAGGCAGTTCTGCTCAGATATTAGGGTGATGGGCTCTGGCCCCAGGAGACTAGCTCGACAGATGGATCTGCAGCGTTtggccctaactccagctccagaggcaGTCCCATAATGTGTAGGCGAGCACACAGGAGCGGGAAGACACGTCCAAACAACGACTGCGCttgggaggttttggaataaggGGGCTTCAGCCAAGGCATCCTGAACTGCCCCGGCAACAGGCTACGAAGCGCTCGCTAACCGCGGGACAGCCCCGGCGGTGGTCCTGGCGCGTTCAGTGTGAACTGGACTAGAGCTCGAGCGGTGTGAGTACGAGAGAGCCggggctgcttccccagtcactGCACACTGGGGCAGCTTTCTATCATTCAGGGGAAGAAAGTCAGCTAGGATGAGGGTATATTTTCGTGCACAATCTGTGCTTTTCCTAGGCTGCCTCCTTTCCTGCGGGAATAATAGCCCCGCGCCTGCACTCCATTCTCCCGCTGGTTTAGGCCATGGATTAGTTCGTCTGGTTTGTTTCAAGAAGGGTGAGTTTTCACTCCTCGGAAACGAAATCAtgtggattttaaaaatattgagctgcaaaagttaaaaaaaacaaaaacaaaccaccccTGCTAACACCAACATTGAGTATGAAGGGAACCGAAACGAGATTATTCCTCTGTTCAGAGAGAAATTAATcgtagaaacaaaacaaacaccgtTTGCAAGAAGCCGAGATCCGATGGAGAAAGGGTGGCAGACCTGGTTTCGATTGTCTATTTTGAGGTGTATTGGTGCTGGCTGATTAGGATCTATGTATATCGAGATTATACGGCGGTCATGGGGCTGCGGCTCGATAAAGATTCTAGCCTGGTCCTTTTTTGGCTACTCTGCTCACGATGTTTTTGAATGATAATTATTGACTCATTGTAGTTAACTAGTTAACGATCGCAGCAAGCCGGCGTTTCCCCTTCTGGGGGCGATTTTATACCGCCCGTGTTATTGATTATTAAGGACGCTCTATATTGACTTCTTCCTGTCAGCCGCGTGAGAAGTGCTCCTATTTGCACTGTTTTCCAGTAGAAATCCCGGCTAAGGGTTGTTTCCCGGagtactcccccccacccccggaaaGCTGTGCAGATCCTACAGTTCCCAGGGCATGGAAGAAGCGCGGAGATTAATGGACAGGGTCACAATTGCTGGCTAGTTAGCACTTCAGCACCTCTTCTCCTGATTATCCGGCTGGTTCTGCTCCGCTCGGGGGCACCGGTCAGGGCAGTTCGCCCCAGCTGTTTGATTGAACGGTTTTTAACTCTGGGAGGTTCCCCAGGCCCTGCAACAGGCCGCGCTGGGTGGTTGGGTGAGCGAAGCCGGCCCTGATTAGATCCCTGGGAAATTTGCACTTGATATACAATCTAATGGTCAAATCTCAGGGGCAAAATGCCCGTTTGGAATAATTaatatggggggcggggggttatTTATCCAGCCTGTAACCCCCACGCGGGCTTTCCCTGTGAAATGTCCTGCTCGACAGAGTCACTTTCTCCCCCGATTTCCCAGTCGGGAAGCGGCGCGGTGCTGGGCCGGACCTAGCCGCTGagtgcagggaagctctggctcGGAGCCCCGGTTAACTGAGTCTCGGGGCGATTTTCCTCCTACCTCACTTGTATTTGTTCGCCCTGTTTGCAAGaaccccagctgccagagcctgTTTCTGGGGGTGGCGGCAGCAGCTTCCTCCAGTGCCTGGTGGGCTGTAAAGTAccgaccccccaccccccttgagTGCTGGGCTGAGCCCTGGTATCCCTGCCTTGCAATGTGTGTGATTCCGAGTCTCCCTGTTGCCTACTCGGCTGGGGAAGCAGGAACCGCTTCCGCCACCGTAGAGTGGCTCGTACAACTCCCTGCCTGGCTGTACTGGGAGGGGGGGCAGCTTCGGCTTGGGCTGCGGGTAGGAATGGCCTTTTATCTCAGAGGAGACGCAGGCCGCACCGGctcaggagccctgggccttGCAAGCTAATCTCCCAGGCTGCATTTAGTGCAGAGGCTTAGCTGCAGCCCCTCGCTTCAGGGAAGCCCCTAGCAGGGATTccgccccccgggacccctcagAGTTTATCCTGCGGGGGGCTtcactgcagcaggggagggtgcctgCCTGCGATTCTCTGCGCCATGAACACAGGCCGGGCCAGAGATCACTATACATCCGTCCCCACGCTGCCTTCGCGGCCTGGCTGAGGCTAGGGGCTCCCCGGGAAGGGGCTCAGACCCCAGCGCTAACTGGAATTGGTCGCTTTCCCCTCGCCCTGCTGCAGACTCCGTGCCCGGCCGCCAGCCCTCTCTCCGGCCCCACGTGCACAAGCAGACGGAGAAGACCACCCGCGTCCGGACGGTGCTGAACGAGAAGCAGCTGCACACGCTGCGGACCTGCTATGCGGCCAACCCGCGGCCGGACGCGCTGATGAAGGAGCAGCTAGTGGAGATGACCGGCTTGAGCCCCAGAGTCATCCGGGTCTGGTTCCAGAACAAGCGCTGCAAGGACAAGAAGAAATCCATCCTgatgaagcagctgcagcagcagcagcacagcgaCAAGACAGTAAGAGCAGAGCATCTCTTTCCACCCACCAGGCGGGGGCCATTTTGCAGGAGGGAACGGTTCTCCCTGTAGTTCCGGAGGACTCCTGGCCTTGGCCCTTGATTTTCCCCCCAGTATTACTCACATGGAAATATCTGGTGGAGAAAATATCTGTGTGGGTGCGtgacagcccagccctggggtatTTGTACAGGACATCCCCTCTGCTCCACGCTCCCTTTTATGGGATAAACCAGATCCCAGGGACCAATTCTATATTTACACAATTCCTAAAATCCACAGAAATGTTTGtatggattaaaaacaaaaatccaatagTAAAGATGTGTTAAATGAATGAATGCAACCCGCAGAAGTGAAACGGGCTACAAATTGACCAGAAACCAAAAGTGAAACAGACTAGCCTGAGAGACGTGTACAGAGTAAACACACAGCAGGAATAGGGACCAGCGAGCTAGATTTAACAAAAATCGTTCCGCTTTAATAATCTACGGGTTTGTTGGCTACATAAAGcgatttagtttttaaaatgcatgaatTGTTATTATGAACCTGGCCGTGACCCATTAAGATATTTCGGGGTTAAGTTAAAGCTGTTCTGTCATGACAGACACTTACATCTTGCACTCCGGACATTGTTCAAAACGATAAAAAAATAACGCTCAACCCAAAGGGAAAGTGCTCTTAGGTGCTGAAACAAACACCCTTCTGGGGTGATTTGATAACTTCTTGGGAGAGCCCTGAGTATTGGTTTGACCCTTTTCTTCTCGGGTGCTCGGTTACAGCCAAATCATGACAAGCTGATAATAATTGTGCAAGTGAAATCCCGGACCGAGATGGTACGTTGGGTCCGTGAGCCTGCAGGAGAGCCCAGGGGAGGCACTGAAAACGAAACCCGGAGCAATGACTCTCCAGCTCCGTTCGTGTTGGGATCGGGTAGAACCAAGGGCCCGGGCCCTGCTCCCCTCGGAGCGCCTGCCGCGAGCAGCAGGTGGAGCCGAGGGGTTGCAGGGTTCTCGGCAGGAGGGAGGACAGGTCCCCGCACCTGGCGCTTCCACGGGCCCAGGGAGCGCAGCgctggggctggctccaggaggagGCCAGCCGCTGTTGTAGAAAATCAGGACCGCTCTTGGGTTGGGAGAACCGCGCCCTGGCGCTGACTCCTGCGGCCCCTGCAATGCCCCGGGCCGCGCCCGACACCGCAGAGCCCGCCCGGCTGAGACTTTGCTGCTTGTCTCCCCCTCTAGAGTCTGCAGGGCCTGACCGGGACCCCCCTGGTGGCCGGGAGCCCCATCCGCCATGAGAGCGCCGTGCAAGGCAACGCGGTGGAGGTCCAGACCTACCAGCCCCCGTGGAAAGCGCTCAGTGAATTCGCACTGCAGAGCGACCTGGACCAACCTGCCTTCCAGCAGCTGGTAAGAGGCCGCTCAGCTCGGCTCGGCTGCGGGAGCGGGTCCCTCCGCCTGCTCTTTATTTACTACTCCCAGAGCTTGATCACcgcactccctcctgctccttgGAGCGTCACGTCCGCGAAggttcccagctcccactgacatcactAGAAGTTAGGAGCCGAAGTGCATCCGGGGATCCCTGTGCCTAGATTTTTGGGGGGTTGACAGTCACCCAGTGCCCGGAGGAGGAATGGTTCAGGAGCTCTAGCAGCGCACACTTCCATTTCCCTTGGTCCAGTTCGATGTGAATTAGAGAAAAGGGCTGTTCCCATGGGAGCTCAGCCCAAGGCAGCCCCTGAACACAGGCTTTCTTGGCAACGGAATCTGAATGGTAATCCCCCCTCCCCgcacttagactgtaagctctctggggcaggagctctGATCCACAGCAGGGCAACAGAAACGTTAAACGGCCAGGAGACCAGTAATGATAGAAAGGAGCTTAGAGATAGACACGTGTGCCTGGTGCGTGCCCATTTCAGCGGTTCCCCGCACCCTTTGGCAAGGGAATAGGAAGTGTCCTTATTAACGAACAAACCAAAACACCCAGTTCCTTGGCACTTGGAAAAAGACAGCGAGAGAAATTCCCCGGGACAAATCAGCTAGTGGTTTATAAATGACCATGTGTTAGTAAACAGTTACAAGGGGCCAGATCCGGACCTTCTGACTCCGGAATTTCTCATTCCTAGTTAGACGCTGAAATTCTCTCTAGACGGGCAAAAGcggcactgatgtcaatggaaattgGGTGAGGATTCCAGGGGCTGGGCCACGGGCGCTCTGGGTTTTAACACTCCCGCTCCGATGCCCAGCCCGCGCTAACTTTTCTCTGAGCCGGGTGTTTGTGGAGGAGAATCTGCCGCCGAAAAAGCAGCGGAGGAAGCCCCCCGTTAATGTACTCCTCCGCTAGGATGTTTTAGCAGATAATCAAAAATTAATCTTGTGTTATGTTTAGTTAATATAATGGGAAAGTGAGACGGGAGTGCTGTATGAATAATTAAACGGTCATTGACTAGCATTGGAAGAGCGAATTGATGAAATATGCTGCACATACATCACCCTGTGATATGTGGAGCCCAGCACTGCGCAACTGCCCCTGGACCATTGCCTAGTCTGAAATTAACTTCGAAAAGTCTAGCAGATTTCTTAATGGGCAGGAGAGCCTCCTCCCATTGCAAAGTCATCCCCGGGGGTTGCAGTAGGAGTGTGCAGCACCACTGAGCTGGAGAGATCTGTTTGCCCTAGTGCCCAATAGGATTCCgccaggaggaggagagaattcTCTcaaggacgcctgggttctcatCAGCTTGGTTTGTGTAGTTAGTTATCGGTAATCATGTCCTATCCTTGTATGAAGGATGAGATTTGTTTTGCCAGCACAAGCCCTGCCTGGCAGAGGGGCGCTGTGGTTTGAATGTGGACGAGAGGAGGAATGAAGGGACCTGCGGGTTGTGTAAGCCCCTGACACTAGGTGTTTATGGCATTACTCTGAACAGGATGGAGGGGTTCTTTAGCCTTGGGCATCCCTGCTTGCGTAGGTCGAGGCTCGGTTTAG
This sequence is a window from Gopherus evgoodei ecotype Sinaloan lineage chromosome 10, rGopEvg1_v1.p, whole genome shotgun sequence. Protein-coding genes within it:
- the ISL2 gene encoding LOW QUALITY PROTEIN: insulin gene enhancer protein ISL-2 (The sequence of the model RefSeq protein was modified relative to this genomic sequence to represent the inferred CDS: deleted 1 base in 1 codon), whose translation is MQSFETVLIRNEMPPVYVLNFLCSFPLVEKPGIAMCVGCGSQIHDQYILKVSPDLEWHAACLKCAECSQYLDETCTCFVRDGKTYCKRDYIRLFGIKCAKCKVGFSSSDLVMRARENVYHIECFRCSVCSRQLLPGDEFSLRDHELLCRADHGLLLDRSSVESPRSPGHLQSTRGLHLSDSVPGRQPSLRPHVHKQTEKTTRVRTVLNEKQLHTLRTCYAANPRPDALMKEQLVEMTGLSPRVIRVWFQNKRCKDKKKSILMKQLQQQQHSDKTSLQGLTGTPLVAGSPIRHESAVQGNAVEVQTYQPPWKALSEFALQSDLDQPAFQQLVSFSESGSLGNSSGSDVTSLSSQLPDTPNSMVPSPVET